The genomic region TCTCGGAGCCGGTGGTACGGGCGGGATCGAGCGGGGCGGTGCCGTCCGCCGCAAACGGCGCGGGCCCGTTCAGTGCCGGGTGTGCGGCAAGACGCTGACCGACGGCGGTGAGATGAAGCTGATGCGCTGCGAGGACTGCCCGTCGGACATGGACGAGGCGCTGTACGAGCGGCTGCACGCGTGGCGTGCGGTCCAGGCGAAGGTGACCGGCCAGCCCGCGTTTTGCGTGTTCACCGACAAGACGCTGATGGCCATCGCGGAGGCTGTTCCCTCCACCGAGGGCGAGCTGACGGGCATCGCCGGTGTCGGCGCCCGGAAAATCGCGCGGTTCGGGTCCGATGTGCTGACGATCTGTGCAGGCCAGGAGCTTGCGGGCGACGACGGGGAAGACTGACCGAAACTCGTTGAAAAAATAGTTTGCGCCCGCCCCTGGAACCCCCTTAGGTTCTTAACCACGGGAACAGCGACTTCTCTGAAGCCCTGAATCCGTGCTGTACTTGACCCCATATACGAATGGGACGAGGCCCCCGGGCCTTGAGTCCCCGAGACGCCGAGAGGAGGCGAGACCAGTGGCAAGCATGACGAACTTCACCAAAATGACCGACCGCTCGGTCGTCGCCACCTGCCTGCTCGGCTCCTCGCTCCGTGGGACCGGTCTGTCCGGCATGTCTGCCGCCAGCCCTGCCTCCCTGGCGAGCCTCCCCATTCGGGATCTCAATGAGCGACCGACCCAGGCACCGGAAGCAGCAGTAGCAATCGCGGGGATCAAGTCCTATGCGTTTGCGGCAACCGGTGCCGGATTCGGACAGCAGGCAACGCAGCATCACACGATGTGGGCCTTCCGTGGGCTCGAACCCTGGAGTGATCCAGTCTGATTCAGCATCAGGCAGGCGCCTTCAGGGCCGCGGAACCCCACCCGGGATCCGCGGCCCTTTTGTTTGTACTGGGCCACCAGACGACCTTCGGTCAAACAGACCGGAACGACCAGACGAGGAATGAAATCACCGTGCAAATCGAAGCGCACGCCCCGTCCGTACCGCCCTCGCAGACACTCCCGCCCCCTGATGCCCCGGAGGACCCCACCGTGTTCCCGCTCACTGCCCTGACCGAGCTCGACGACGCCATCGAGAACCTCGATCTGCCCGTGCCGTGCCGTGCCTACGACCCGGAGGTCTTCTTCGCGGAGACCCCGGCCGATGTCGAGTACGCCAAGTCGCTCTGCCGCACCTGCCCGCTGGTGGAGGCCTGCCTCGCCGGTGCCAAGGACCGTCGTGAGCCGTGGGGCGTCTGGGGTGGCGAGCTCTTCGTCCAGGGTGTCGTCGTTGCCCGCAAGCGCCCGCGTGGCCGTCCGCGCAAGAACCCGGTCGCGGCATGAAACTCATCGGCCCCGGAACGATTGACCGCCCCCACACGCACGATCCCCAGAAGCAGGACCCGATGATCTCCTCCACCAGTGAGCCGTCCGGCTCCGCAACCCCAGTCGTCACCACCATCGCCGCGACCGCGTCGCGTCAGAACAGGACCCGCGAGATGCAACTCATCCCAGAAGCCTTGGCTCGTGCTCATATGCACCAGCGCCATAGGGAGGTCGAGATGGAGCGCCAAGCGCTGCGCCTGGCCGCCGCCCGGAGGATGCAACGCCGCGCCGAGCGCGCGTCGTTGCGCGCCCGCCGTGCGCTTGCCATGGCTGTCATGCAGTAAGGAACGCAGAAATAGCAGGAGTAGCGGTCGGGCTGTGACAGCCAGGGCCGTGCCGCTGGAGCAGGCGGCGCTTCGAAGAGGGCAGCGGGGGCCGGTCGACTTGGACCGGCCCCCGCGGTGTGTTCAGGCGTGTGCCTCGGCGGGAGGCAGTTCCTCCTCCTCGGCCTCCGGCAGGAAGCCCGGCATCCACGCTTCGAGTTCGTCCCGGAGCCGCACGGTGGCGCCCAGTTGGCAGAGGACCCCGATGGTGCTCAGCGTTACCCGGTGAATCAGCAGGTAGGACGGTGGGAGATTGAGCTGCTTGCCCAGCTGATGGGCGGGGGACCGGGGATCGGCGATCCTGGCGGCCTGCGCCCGCATCCAGCCCCGGCTGAAGGTGAACTCGTCGACCTGCAACGGCTCGATGATCGGCAGTAGGTAATCCAGTACCGCTTCCGGGTCGAGGTCGATGGACTCCTTGACGAAGCCCTCCTCGCAGAGCAGTTCGTAGACTGCTGCGGCCTCGCCGTCGATGGCCATCCGCAGTGAGTAGCCGATCGTGCTCGGCAGCCCGCCGGGCAGCCGGTCCACGGTCCCGAAATCCAGCACGCCCAGTCGCCATCGCGCGGCGCTTCCCGCCTCCGCCACCCCTTCCGGGCCGGCCGAGCCCGCACCGGATACATCCTGTATGTCCGGCATGCCCTGTGGGCTTTGCGTGTCGTGCATGCCCTCGGGGGGCAGCAGCCGGAAGTTGCCCGGGTGCGGGTCGGCGTGCAGGAGTCCGGTGCGGGCGGGGCCGGAGAAAAGGAAGCGGGCGAGCAACTGACCTGCTCTGTCGCGCTGTTCGGCTGTGCCGTCGGTGATCACGTCGGCGAGCGGGATCCCACCCATCCACTCGGTCACGAGCACCTGATCGCTCTCGTGCACCACGTCGGGCACCATCACATCGGGGTCACCCGCGAACTCCGCCGCGTGCTCGCGCTGTGCCTGTGCTTCCAGTCCGTAGTCCAGCTCCTCGGACACCCGGTCGCGCAGCTCGGTGATGAGCGGCTTGATGTCCATGCCGGGGATGAGCGGCCCGAGCAACCGGGCGAAGCGGCTCAGCTGGGTGAGGTCCGACAGAAGGGCCTCGCCCGCTCCCGGGTACTGCACCTTGACGGCGACTCTGCGCCCGTCGTGCCACACGGCTCTGTGTACCTGGCCGATGGAGGCGGCAGCGGACGGTTTG from Streptomyces sp. NBC_01267 harbors:
- a CDS encoding WhiB family transcriptional regulator, whose product is MQIEAHAPSVPPSQTLPPPDAPEDPTVFPLTALTELDDAIENLDLPVPCRAYDPEVFFAETPADVEYAKSLCRTCPLVEACLAGAKDRREPWGVWGGELFVQGVVVARKRPRGRPRKNPVAA
- a CDS encoding ABC1 kinase family protein; translated protein: MSDLPRKAVTRTAKLAALPLGFAGRATWGLGKRIGGRSAEIVAREVQQRTAEQLFKVLGELKGGAMKFGQALSVFESALPEEVAGPYRAALTKLQESAPPMPVRTVHAVLEEQLGAEWRELFMEFEDKPSAAASIGQVHRAVWHDGRRVAVKVQYPGAGEALLSDLTQLSRFARLLGPLIPGMDIKPLITELRDRVSEELDYGLEAQAQREHAAEFAGDPDVMVPDVVHESDQVLVTEWMGGIPLADVITDGTAEQRDRAGQLLARFLFSGPARTGLLHADPHPGNFRLLPPEGMHDTQSPQGMPDIQDVSGAGSAGPEGVAEAGSAARWRLGVLDFGTVDRLPGGLPSTIGYSLRMAIDGEAAAVYELLCEEGFVKESIDLDPEAVLDYLLPIIEPLQVDEFTFSRGWMRAQAARIADPRSPAHQLGKQLNLPPSYLLIHRVTLSTIGVLCQLGATVRLRDELEAWMPGFLPEAEEEELPPAEAHA